Genomic window (Candidatus Methanoperedens sp.):
AGCGAATAGTTTTCGATAACTGGATCAATTATTTTGACATTATAATTCTCTTGCAAAACCGCTGCGATACTTGCCAAACCCACTCTCGGAAATGTAGAACTACTTTGAATCTTATCGGATATTGTGTCTCTCAGAGGATTCATAAAAATAATATTCATTTTAGCCTCCTTTCTTGACATCTTCTACCCATCCCAAAAGCCGCTTAATTCCCTCCCTATGCCCCACCTCTGGCGCCCATTTCAGCACTTCTCTAGCCTTCGAAATATCCGAAACGTAAACCTTCTGATCACTGGGGCGCCAGTCCGCAAAATTTATTTTCGAGCGATGGCCGGTCAATTCCTCTAGAAGATCCAGAAGCTCCAGTAACGATATAGTATTCTCTTGTCCACCACCAATATTCAAAACTGCGCTGCTGTTTAGATTCAAGAAGGCATCATATGCTTTTACTAGATCTTCCACGTAAAGCACATCCCTCACCTGCTTTCCATCTCCATAAATCGTGATAGGTTTCCGAAATATTGTTGAAATTGCGAACCACGCAACCCAGCCTTGATCTTCGACGCCAAACTGCCTTGTGCCATAAATACAGCTCATTCTGAAGACGCCTGAATTAAGCCCATAAAGATGCCCATAATCTTGACAGTAAATATCACCAGTTAACTTTGAGCAACCATATGGTGTATGTTCACACCGATCTATCGCAAAAGACTCTGAAATCCCATTCTTAAATTTATCCTCAAATACATACCGTTTTTCTTTTTCCATTACTTTAATCGCATTTACATTGTCGCCATATACCTTGTTCGTAGAACAATATACAACTGCCTCAACATCAGAAGTCCTTGCAGCCTCCATTACATTAAATGTGCCTAGAGCATTTACCTCAAAATCCGTTTTCGGATCAACTACCGATGTAGTAACTGCAGTCTGCGCAGCAGTATGTATGATCGCATCCGCACTCTTTGCAGCTTCTTTTAGTTCTTCTAAGTCTCTAATGTCTCCTTTGATTAATTTCACATTTTTAATATTCTTTAAGTAATTCCAGTTATATGCGGTATCGATAGAATCCTTTCTAAGAAGTTCTCCCCTAGAAAGGTTATCATAGCACACAACCTCATTTCCTTTTCTTGCAAAATATTCTGCAGCATGGCTGCCAACAAAACCTGCTCCACCTGTTATTAGTATTTTCATCGTATCACATTTATTTAATTTTTATTCATATATTATTAATTAATTGCCCACAATTTAAACGTCATTTAAATTTCGCATGAAAATTTCGTTATAATCAAATTGTTTTATGTATTTGGTTGCATTTATAGAATATTCTTTTAGAATGTCTTCATTTTCTATCAATTCTATTATTGCGCTTTTTATACTTTCCACATTATTTCTAATTATTTTCCCACAATGGCATCGCTCAATTTCATGGGCATTATAAGGTATGTCAGTTAATAGAACAGGCAATCCCATCGCAAAATATGTCTTTAACTTCGTGGGATCGGCATAGTATGTAAAGGAGGCTTTTCCATTATCATACATAGCAACAGCGATATGTGATTTTCCTAATATTTTATTTAATTCTTTGGAATCGTATATCGGTCCCCTGAATTCAACATATTTATCAATCTCCAAATGATATGCCAATTTTTTTAATTCCGTCTCATATTCGCCATTTCCAATTATAATAAAATTAAAGTCTCTAATTTTGTTGGTTATTTCAGGTATAGCCTTTAAAACTAGTTGAACTCCTTGTTTTTCCAGTAAATGCCCGACAAAAATCAATGTTTTTCTTCCATACTTTTTATTTATTTGTGGCAGATCTTCTAGCCAAACTCCTATCGGAACAACTTTCTGTTTATTATATTTTTCAGTTGGCATATTGTTGTATTTTCCCCTACCTTCAGCCATTCTTGGGGATAGATTCCATGTCTGATCACAATATCTTACACATATTTTGTCTATAGAATGATATATTTTATTCAAAAATTTATTATTAAATCTGATAGGTGCATAGTCTATGGTGTAAAAAACAACTTTTTCACATTTACCAGCCCATTTAAGTGACAACGCACTCAAAGCATTAAAGCCTCCACATCCTACAATTAGATCGAATTTGTTTTTATTGAAAAAAATTCCAAAAAAAGAATAGAAGAAATCTTTAATGTATATGATAGTGTCTGGAAATAATTTGTAATCTAAGCATTCGATAATATTCTCTTTGTTCTTATTAAATTCAGTGAAAGTTGTCTTTCTATCCGGCAAAGAAGAAAAACTATGTTGTACCAGTAACACGTACCGAGTATTGTTTTTCTTCAAAAATCTGTAAAGATCTTGACCAGCGCCGGTGAAGAGATGATGGGTTATAATAGCATACTTTTTATCAAATAACATTCTTTACCTCTGTACCCATCCACTCCTATTCTCTTCTTCTACATGTATAGTATTCTTTATCAGGCCCCATGCGTACACGCCCATGGTTATCCAGCACGCCAGAATATGAAACCACCACGCTCTGTCCTGCTTCTGCCAGTAACCTCTCGAAACTTGAGAAACCAGCGGAAGAATAGTTATCGTATAAATAATGAATTTCAACAGTTTCAGTTTGCCAAGACTTCCCCATGGATACTTCCTAAGCTTCAGCTTTTTATAATATGCGTAGTCCTTAATCCTTCGCCTTTGCTTCTTAATGAAAGTAAAAACATCCCCTGAAAAAAGATGCACAATCCCCACCTTGACTTTCGCAAACTTATTCTTTTTCTGCGTGATCAGTTCATAAACAATATCGATATCAAACAGGTAATCACCCCTGGAACAATCCATTAGCGCCTCCCGCCTCACAAGGAACCCGTTCGCGCCTATGGTTGGCAGCTTCTTATCATCAAGTTCGATCTTAATATAATTCCCCTTATCTTCCTGGATCACTGGCATCTCAGTCCATTTATTGGTTACCATGCACATCCTGTCATAATTTCCCAGGAATAAGCACAGCGGGTCGTTCATCCCGAGCATGGCGCAGTATCGCGTAATATACCCATCCTCCTTTCGATACGTGTAATAAAGCGGCTCAGTCCCTGCGATCTCCCTGTCCTGGAACGGTTCAGTCATACGGGAAAGCCAGTCCCTTGAAGGAAGGATATTGTCCGAATCTATGAGAGCGATGATCTCATTTTTGGTATGTTTCACACCCGCGGCTTTGCCAGCTTCACCTGTTTTAAGAGGATTTGTATAGATCTTATCAGTGTATTTTTGAGCTATTTCAAGTGTGCTGTCAGTAGAGCCGCCGTCTGCAATGATGATCTCAGTTTCACCTGCATATACTTGAATCATAATGCTGTCAAGGCATAGAGAAATGGTCCTTGCTGAGTTATATGTCGGAATAACGATGCTTATAGAGGGTGATTTTTGCATATCTTTATTTTTCTCTTTTATTACATTCTTAATAGATAATAATGGTGCATGGGTTTCTAGCTGAAGAATAACGGTCCGCATAAAACACAATTTCTGTTCCATATTGTGTAGCAAATATTATAAGCTCCGCTACCTCTGCACGGCCTTTTATCATAGCACTAGCTCAATACAACCTAGCTGAGTAACGGTTTGATCGTGTTTTCCTGAAGATTGCAATATCTCTTAAGCGACGCCAGGAACATTTTTTCCTGTGCAAATCCTGTTGACCAGTAGGGGTCCTCAAAACCCTCTTTGCTGCTTAATTCATTGATTATGAGCCTTACCTGGGCATCCGAGATGCGAAAACTCCTGCGAATTTTTGAGAGTATGTTTATATAATGCCCGATTTTCATCGGCATGTCGTCTGATATGTTTTTGACTGCTCCGCAATGTATGCAGTATGGATGCGATTTAAGGCCGTATACCTCCTCCCTTGAAATGTGAGGCAGCCAGACTTTCTCTTTGCTTCCACAGCTTTTATGTTCGCATTTCATTTTTGAATCCTCTTTTATGGTACCAGATTAAGAATCACACTTTTCCTTATTCGAGAAATCAGTCAGATGTCCTGTGACTGCACTCACGCCCCTTTTTATAAATTTCAGGTCATCTATATTCCTGATGGACAGCAATCTTCGCAGGATGTAACCAGGTGTGATAAATACCTTGTATAGTTCCTGTGTTAACTCTTTAATCTCCTGTTCGGTTATCGGACACTTCATAACTGCCTCACGCATATCGAATCTATCCCAGTCTTCGGTTACAAGCCAGCCATTTTCCTTGCATTCCCTGTAAAGAGGAGTTCCTGGATAGGGGATAACGATGGTTGCCTGAAGCGTATCGGCCCATCCTTTTTTGAAAATCTCCTGGGCAAGTTTAACAGTCTGCAGAGCATCTGTTTTCGTCTCCCATGGATACCCGAGCATCACTGTTAAATGCGGGTCAAGCCCTGCCTTTTTAGCCATCATGCATGCATTTGGAATATCTTCCACTTTTGTACCTTTATTAATTCTGTCAAGCGTACCCTGGTTCGCAGACTCAACACCGTAGAGTATGAACCTGAATCCAGCATTTGCCATCAGGTCATATTCTTCCTGCATGAGGGCATTCACGCGCATGTTACAGTGGATATTTATTTTTTTATTATATCCTCTCTCTATCATGCCAGTGCAGAAATCATGAAGCCAATTACCCACTGGAAAAGTACCTGTATCATCCATTATCTCCTTCACTTTATATTTCTCAATAAGCATACCTATTTCATCAAGCAGTTTTTCCGGAGTTCTTGCCCTGAAGGATGGATAAGTAGTAGTCCATGAGCAGAAAGTGCATTTTGCATGCCAGCAGTCTCTTCCGACCATGGTATAGGTGCCTGGTGTCCTTTTATAATTGCCATTTTTTTCGCTGTAGAGCTTCCATTTTGTCAGATCACGGTCAATGAAGGGCAGTTCATTCAGATCATGGTCAAGCTTGAATAATCCTGAATTCTTTATGGTTCCATCTTTCCTGTACCATATCCCTGGTTCTAACTTCACACCTTTTGCTAGATGATCTGCAAGATTTAGCAGGAGGAAATCATAATCCCCCCCTGTGAGTATGAAATCGGCCTCACAGTTCTCCATAGATTCTTGCGGGAGCGCAGTCGCATGATCTCCTGCGAGAACAATCCTTGTATCAGGACTCTTGCGCTTTATATCATCGATAATATTCCAATGTCTTTTGACCACTGGAGTTTTTGTCTCTATGGCGATTACATCCGGTTCTTGCATTAGAATATCATTGCGCCACTTCTCATAAGTCTTATTTTCCGCGATCCCGTCGTCCCAGATGACCTGATAGCCGCTTCCTTTCAATAGAGTAGCAGCATAAGCAGGAACCATGGGGTAGATATAAGTAGGATTATTAAACCATTGGAACTGCCTGTTTTGGGCCAGCAATGGGGTACCCTTTGGGCTTTCAATCGGAGGATATGATATTGAAATTTTCATCATTATCTCTCCAGTTCCCCAACTGTCAGGCCGCGAATAAAATATACACCATATGCAATGTGTGTTGCAATTGTTCCTGTAAATACCAGAGGTAAATATCGCAGATCTTTTCCATAAGCAGTTGCCATTAAAGAAACTGCAAACGTTGCAAACAGGTATAAAAACAGTATAGAAATATAGGCAAGAAAAATGGAATTATTCATTAACGGGAAAGCAATGCCAAATATTAAGAAAAGGACAAACATTGAAGGGATGAAATAGTTCACACGGAGGGACGTTTCAGGGAATTTTTTCGCAAAAAAGCCTCGATGGAGGCCGAACCTGGATACCTGCGCCAGATGCTTCGCAAATAATGGTCTTCGATGATGGAAGACGATTACCTCAGGGGATTCGATCATCTTTTTCCCGAGCTTCTTTATTCCAAGACATATCAACGTATCCTCCCCAGGCCAGTATTTCTCATCCCATCCGGCAATCTCTTCGAGAACTGATCTCCTGGCAATGAAATTACATGAATGAATATCGTCGGATTCGCGGGATTTCCCGGTATTGTACCTGTCAGCAAGGCCACCTACCATGAAAGAAGAAAGAACATATCCCCCTGCCTTCTGTAGAATAGTATCCCTCGGTGGCGTCACTCCCGGGCCTCCCACCGCTGCGATATCGGGGCAAGCGAAATATTTAACTGCATTAATGAGCCAGTCCTTTCTCGGATACGCATCGGAATCGATAAAAGCCAGAAATTCGCCAGTTGAGTTTTTGAGTCCGATATTTCTCTTTCGGCCAGGGGAAACTCCACCCGTTGAAATTATTTTTACATCGTCAATTGAATTCGAACCGTTGTCTGGTAAGACGATTATTTCAAAGTTTTCATAATCGAGCTCCATACATTCGTGGATACACTCTAAGGTGAGGGCATCTACATCGTTACAAGGGATTATTATGGAAATTTCAATATTCATTCAATTCTCCATTCTGACGAAGCACTCCAAATTTACCCACTGTTCAGCATTCTCATGGGTGAATATCTCTGCTCCGCCCGCTGCAGGATTCTTGATGTCACGCCAGTTGTAAAAAAGTATTCTCATATTCATTTCTCGAATTTTCTTGCAAGGGATTCGTAAGGTAAGGTTAAAATAACTATTACAAAACTCAAAGCGAATAGGGCAATCAAACTTCTTGATTCAATTCCTGGTAATAAGAAGGGATCAATAAACTGTTTGTAAAGGTATATCCCGGATATTGAAACCATGAGCATGATAGTTGAGTCTCGAATAATCCTTGAATAGTACTGCAAGAAACCGAATCGGCCTGCTACTGCAACTGTATCGAGAAAGATGTTGGTGATAACCTTAATATTTATCCTTCCCCACCCCTTTCTTGTGAATTTCAAAATTATGGGCGCTTCCACGATCTTATAACCGAAACGCCTGGCATACGCCAATAACTCCACATCAAAGGCGTACCTCTTCACGCGCATCAGCGGAAAGACCTTTTGCAGGACTTCCCTCCTCATTAATTTGAAGCCAGCCTGAGTATCCCGGATTTCCAATTGCAGAAGCAATCGGAGTATGATATTGTACATCTTACTTAAGAATTTTCTAATAAGTGGATAGTATTCTATGGTGGAGAGGGGATGTCTCTTACTTCCCACAACGATATCTGCATGGTATTTTTTCATGTACTCTAATAGAATGCTTATCTGCTTTGGATCAAGTTCCATGTCTGCATCAAGAAAAGTGACGAGGTCTCTTGTTGCAAATTTCAATCCGTATCTTATGGCATTTCCTTTGCCCATGTTGTGCTTAACTTGCACGACATTGACATTGTCAAATCTTTTTGAAGTGGCTTCCTCATAAGTATTGTCAGTGGATCCATCATCTACAACTATTATTTCATGATCCACTCCGAGCTCTGTGAAGAGATCTTTCACATGCATTATTGTTTTAAGAATGTGTCCTTCTTCGTTGTAAGCCGGAATAATTACCGACAGCTTATCATTTTTCATATTTGACTTTCCACTTTTCATGAACTATACCGTTGCCGATATAAACTGGAATAATCATTCATTAACCTGCCGTCTATTGATTTGCGAACAACAAGATAACGATAATATGTAATAATTCCAATTGTATTCTCTCTTTTTCCCGTTTCTGACCACCGATCTCTCATGCCAACGCTATTTACAAATAGTAAGATATTTATAGTTTATGCATCATTGCAGTATTGAAGGATTAACCAGTGGTGGATATCCTATTGAGAATGAGATAAATCACCAAGTGGCGAAGAGAATCTCTGCCTATTATAATAAGAATAAGGAGGAAATACTAATGGTGGATGGAAAAAAAAGAAAAGGATCTTTGATAGCAAGTACAGTTATCACAATGATCATTGTAACGATGTTGATTTTTTCGGGACCGATCGCGCAGGCGTTACTGGTCACGTTGAATGCCGATAAGACCTCGGTACAGATCGGAGAGGCGGCGGAGAACAAGATCACGTTCACAACATGGGTGAATTTATCGAGACCAGATAATACAGTCCCGATACAGCGCGTTTTCCTGAATTTATCTGGCAATTCCCCAAGATCTTTTTCATTCGATCTGAATGGAAATGACATCCGTGGTACTGCTTTCCCAAGCGAAATAACCATAGCTTCTCCAGGAGGGGACCCCTGGGGGGGAGGTAATTTTGGAACAGGGTATGGATATGATTTTAATACCGGGGTGGGATATAATTTCGGCTATGGATATGGATACGGTGACGGGACAAATCCGCTGAATAGATCATTCATTATTACCCTTAATACATCAATGATGTTTGACGGAAGTTATACATCAAAGACCAATGTATATGCTGCGGGCAGCAGCTTGGCGCAAGGATTTACATCGACACCATTCAGTTTCACCCTCACACCGAGGATGATAAATACGACCGTTGGGTCATTCCCGGCAAATACAACACAGGACTCAGGAATTATCCCTTCCCCGATCGGGAATATCCAGTACATAGTGACAAGCAATAGTACGACGATCCCTGTGATGATCAACGTGACCGTGTCGGTTCAAGCCCCATCGGGGTCAACAGACATCACTTCGTTCACTTCCGGTGCTATTCCTAACATTTACTTCAATATCTCGGTGAGCAACCCTGCCTGGTTCGCGAACATTTCCAATATCCAGTTCAGGGGATATTATAATGCGTCAAATATCCCATCAACTGTGGCGGAGAGCACGCTTCGGCCATACAGGTTCGCAACAAATTGGCAGAGGCTGGATTGCGGTGCGGGCGAAATATGCGCTCCAACAATCGGGCTCACTGACGGTGCGATCCTCTATGCAGCCGGTGTGAATACAACAGGTGATTACGTCTGGGCGAACCTCAGCAGATTGTCAACCTTCGGTATCGCAGGTACAGTATCAGTATCAGCACCATCAGGCGGCAGCAGTGGCGGAACCGGAGGCGGGGGCGGTGTAGTTTCAGGCGAGCCTTTTGCCAACATAGTAAAGTCAGAAACACATGACATGGATCTGGTTTCCAACGCTCCGGTTAAATACACATTCACAACCCCCGAGATCGGTATATATCAGGTAGTTGTCACGAATAAGGAGAGTGAAAACGGTATTTCCCTGAGAGCAGAAATTCTCAAAGGCACATCGAAACTTGTGGCAGCCAACCCGCCAGGAACCGTATATAAGAATGTTAACCTGTGGATCGGTACACAGCGTGTAAATAGTGTTCTCATCAGGTTCAAGGTCGACAACACATGGCTTACCAATAACAATGTGGCAGCCGGTGATGTCAAGCTGCTCAAGTGGGATGGAAGCCAGTGGACACAGCTTGATACTGCACAGACGACCGCGGATAGCGCGAGTACCTCCTACGAGGCAAAGTCCAGCACCTTGTCGATATTCGCGATAAGCAGTACAAAGGGAGTCGCAGTGCCAGGCGGAACTGCAGCAGGTGCAACGCCAACAGCAGCAACACCAGGTGCGACAACGCCAGCAGCTTCTCCTACCGCGACTGCCACGAAGGCACCAGGATTTGAAATGGTAACCAGCCTGGCCGCATTAACAGTGCTGATTACCGTCTTCCTGAGAGATAGAAAGAGAAGATGAGCAATCATCTTCTTTCTTTTTTTATTTTAATCATTAAATTATTCAGTTATCCTTAAGTTATTTGGAGGCATTTATATGACCTAAATGCAACTTGAAATAACTCAATTGTTCTCGATAATAGGTGAAGCTGTCGTATATTTCGTAATTTTTCTGTTAGCGATTGCAGTGCTGGGTTCGCTGCTTATTTTCTATTCCTTCAAGACAGAGAAGTTCATTTTCCCGGGTTTCATGCTTTTCTCTATCACCATACTTGAAACCCTTGTCAAAGCCCTGTTCCGCCTCGTAGGTGCGGATGATTCCATCGTGGATGATGTAGGCATCGCCCTCAAGAACAAGATATCCCTTAAGAAATTCAGGAATACTCCGATCAACAGGAGGATGATATTCCTGCCCCAGTGCCTGAGAGCCATAGACTGCCCCTCAAAATTGAGCCCCGAAGGAATGAAATGCATTGACTGCGGGAACTGCGAGGTCGGGAAAGCAAAGAAATGCGCCGAGGACCTGGGTTACAGGGTGTTCATCGTTCCGGGTTCAAGCTTCATAAAAAGGCTTGTGCGGAAACACAAACCATTCGCAGTACTTGGCGTGGGATGCATGACCGAAGTCAAAGCCGGGATTGAGATGTGCGAAAAAATGAAACTCTTTGGGGTAGGTCTCGTTCTTGATAAAGCCGGGTGCGTTTCCACAGTGCTTGACTGGGATAGATTCTATGAGTTCATAGAATTTGATGACACGGCAATTTCTTCCTAAATTATCCCTGCAAATCCATGAATCCATAAACAAACTGAAAAAGGATTTTTAGCATATCTGCGTGTTATCTGCGATTCTTATCCAATAGTTCCTGAGGGTAATTTCGGACATCCGCGGCGCCAGATTTTAATAATTATAACGTCATAATAACTGCTATTCAAATCCGAACTTTTATTAACAGGCATCTTGATGTTTAGCACATGGACCAAAAAGGGCTCCCGCAGAAAGAAGTGCTTTCCTTCCTGGATTCGGCAAGGCAAAAGGACACTTCATATGACAGGGTTCTGAGCTCTATGTGCACACGACCTCATCAAATAGCTGTAGAAGCCCATATGCGATTCATAGAATCAAATCTTGGCGACTTTGGCTTATTCCCAGGAACAAAAGAGCTTGAAGAAAAAGTGATCAGCATCATGGGAAGCCTGCTTGGCGATCCTAATGCTTGCGGTTATATAACAACAGGCGGTACCGAATCCAACATTCAGGCGCTAAGAGCGATCAGGAACCTCGCGAAAAAAAGCCATCCGAATGTGGTTATTCCTTCTTCAGCCCATTTCTCATTCGACAAAATAGCTGACCTTCTTGGTATTGAGTTAAGAAAAGCCGGATTGGATGGGGAATTCAAGGTCGATGTCAATCGTGCGGAGAGCCTCATCGATGAGAAAACAATAGCGCTCGTTGGTATTGCAGGTTCGACCGAGTTCGGGCAAATCGACCCGGTTGATGAACTTTCAGACCTCGCTTTATCTCATGATATTTTCCTTCATGTGGATGCCGCATTCGGTGGATTTGTAATACCTTTTCTTGATAAAAAATACGATTTCGATTTTTCAGTGGGGGGTGTGACCTCGATGACCGCCGACCCACACAAGATGGGTATGTCAACAATACCAGCAGGAGGCCTTCTCTTCAAAGAAGATGCGTGCCTTCTGCCTCTTGAAATAGATACACCTTACCTCACCATAAGGGCGCAACACTCACTCACTGGAACGAGAAGCGGTGCAGCAGTGGCGGCAGCTTATGCTGTGATGACGTACCTTGGCAGGGAGGGTTATAGCAAGATCGTGGGGAGATGCATGAAAATGACCCGGAGGCTCGTCGAAGGAGTTGAAGAATTTGGGATCAAGCCTCTCATCGATCCTGTAATGAATATAGTAGCTCTGGATGTGCCTAATCTGGAAGAGGTCAGAAAAGATATGAGGGCAAAAGGCTGGTATACTTCGATAACAAGATCTCCGAAAGCAATGAGGTTGATAATGATGCCCCACCTGCGCGAAGACACCCTTGAAATGTTCATTACAGATCTTGGGGCATGTGTTAATAAGGTCACATAGCCCTCATAATTAAAATTGTACTGCTTTTGGGCTTGAGTTTTTTATAACCCGCTTCAAAGTCTTTTTTGCACCGAAAAGTCTTATCATTATAATAACTATTATTATTATTTTTTAATTGCGATAAATTTATTTAGCTTAAGGTTTTAATAGATTAATAGTGGTGTGACGAATGTCCAACAGGATCATAGATGACGGCCAGAGCGAAAACCAATCAAATTATCTGAAATATGTCCTTTTATTCGGGATTGTATTCACTGCCCTTCAGGTATCTGACCTGACCCTGACCCAGCACAGCCTTAAAAATCCAAATATAAGAGAGCTAAATCCCCTGTATGACCAGGACTGGTTCGTTCCTTTCAAACTAACCATGGTTTTCCTAATAATGGGTACGATGTACAGACAGCCGGGCAGGAACCAGGGAATAGCTAAGAAAGCAATGTCAGGAATTATTATTATGTACCTGTTTATTAACCTGAACAACCTGTATTTCGTACTATCAGTGTAGTTCAGCTTTTACAGCTTCGGTTATCGAAGGCAACACGTTGCAAGCTTTTGCTCACATGAGAATCCTGTGGGAGCATGTATGATGTCAAACGAAGAGACGTGCAATATTATAACACAGCTATGGCGGGTTTATTGAAATAACTTTATTGTAGTTAATACAATAGTCTCCTGACAGACCTCGCATTAGTTTACAAGGAAAATCCTGGCACTAGATATAGTATTTGTTTTTCTTTTCTTCAGTGCATTCAAATATCAGACATCTTCTTCAGCCCTGAGTAGTTTACTATTGTTACGCTACCAGGTTCTCAAGTACACAATCATTCTTTTTCTCCTTTTTCATACCCCGAGCCCCGATGGATTATCTCTCTGGCTTTATCATAAGACTTTCTTGCTTCCTCGTATTCCCCTAATTTATAAAGATCAAAACCTTTGTTATACCAGGCACTGGCATATTCAGGAGTTATCTCTATAGCTCTATCATAAGCCTTCATTGCCTCTTCGTATTTCCCACTGCTTTGAAGGGATTGGCCTTTGTTATACCAATCATCGGCAGATTCAGGAGTTATCTCTATAGTTTTTTCATAAACCTTTATCGCCTTTTTGTATTTCCTACTACCATGAAGGGCAAGAACGATGACTATCAAGGCAATTAGAATATATCCCCATGGAGGGAATTTTGATCCAATTGTGTTTTTAGGAATTGGTACAGTGATTCTCTCTGCAGATCTAATCTGTATTTGAAGTTCCTGACTTTTCGTGCTGATCTTTCTACCTTGGGTGTCGAATTCATAGTAATCAGCAGTCGCAGATGGGAGTTTGAAGGGCAGTGTTGAACCTATTTTAACAGCATAGTTTAAACTCACTTTCTCGTTTGCCTCCAAAGGTCTTTCAAGAGTTGTATTCCCGCTGACCAGGGTCACATTATCTGGCAGCAGGTCATTGATAATCACTTTTGTGGGTGTACTTCCAGTGTTTTCAGCGATTACTGTTACGATCACAGTATCTCCGGGCCTGACAACAGAAACATCTGTCTGCTTCGTCAGTACAACCTTTGGCCCAAGCACCACAATCTTTGGCTGGTTTGATCCTATGTTGTATGATCTATTGTTTATATTGAACTCGGCAGTTGCCACCGGGAATACGATGCCCACGTTGTTTGGCTCCAGAGGTCTGACATCATAGTGGTATTTCCATTCCCCATTGGCAGGAATATCAACCACCCAGTGCAGCGATTGGTTGCCGAGGAGCTTAAAACCGTCCGGGAGAGAATCCGTAATACTCACATTTTTAAGATCGTACGTT
Coding sequences:
- a CDS encoding glycosyltransferase, with amino-acid sequence MLFDKKYAIITHHLFTGAGQDLYRFLKKNNTRYVLLVQHSFSSLPDRKTTFTEFNKNKENIIECLDYKLFPDTIIYIKDFFYSFFGIFFNKNKFDLIVGCGGFNALSALSLKWAGKCEKVVFYTIDYAPIRFNNKFLNKIYHSIDKICVRYCDQTWNLSPRMAEGRGKYNNMPTEKYNKQKVVPIGVWLEDLPQINKKYGRKTLIFVGHLLEKQGVQLVLKAIPEITNKIRDFNFIIIGNGEYETELKKLAYHLEIDKYVEFRGPIYDSKELNKILGKSHIAVAMYDNGKASFTYYADPTKLKTYFAMGLPVLLTDIPYNAHEIERCHCGKIIRNNVESIKSAIIELIENEDILKEYSINATKYIKQFDYNEIFMRNLNDV
- a CDS encoding glycosyltransferase — protein: MKNDKLSVIIPAYNEEGHILKTIMHVKDLFTELGVDHEIIVVDDGSTDNTYEEATSKRFDNVNVVQVKHNMGKGNAIRYGLKFATRDLVTFLDADMELDPKQISILLEYMKKYHADIVVGSKRHPLSTIEYYPLIRKFLSKMYNIILRLLLQLEIRDTQAGFKLMRREVLQKVFPLMRVKRYAFDVELLAYARRFGYKIVEAPIILKFTRKGWGRINIKVITNIFLDTVAVAGRFGFLQYYSRIIRDSTIMLMVSISGIYLYKQFIDPFLLPGIESRSLIALFALSFVIVILTLPYESLARKFEK
- a CDS encoding glycosyltransferase, translated to MNIEISIIIPCNDVDALTLECIHECMELDYENFEIIVLPDNGSNSIDDVKIISTGGVSPGRKRNIGLKNSTGEFLAFIDSDAYPRKDWLINAVKYFACPDIAAVGGPGVTPPRDTILQKAGGYVLSSFMVGGLADRYNTGKSRESDDIHSCNFIARRSVLEEIAGWDEKYWPGEDTLICLGIKKLGKKMIESPEVIVFHHRRPLFAKHLAQVSRFGLHRGFFAKKFPETSLRVNYFIPSMFVLFLIFGIAFPLMNNSIFLAYISILFLYLFATFAVSLMATAYGKDLRYLPLVFTGTIATHIAYGVYFIRGLTVGELER
- a CDS encoding GDP-mannose 4,6-dehydratase — encoded protein: MKILITGGAGFVGSHAAEYFARKGNEVVCYDNLSRGELLRKDSIDTAYNWNYLKNIKNVKLIKGDIRDLEELKEAAKSADAIIHTAAQTAVTTSVVDPKTDFEVNALGTFNVMEAARTSDVEAVVYCSTNKVYGDNVNAIKVMEKEKRYVFEDKFKNGISESFAIDRCEHTPYGCSKLTGDIYCQDYGHLYGLNSGVFRMSCIYGTRQFGVEDQGWVAWFAISTIFRKPITIYGDGKQVRDVLYVEDLVKAYDAFLNLNSSAVLNIGGGQENTISLLELLDLLEELTGHRSKINFADWRPSDQKVYVSDISKAREVLKWAPEVGHREGIKRLLGWVEDVKKGG
- a CDS encoding glycosyltransferase family 2 protein; the protein is MQKSPSISIVIPTYNSARTISLCLDSIMIQVYAGETEIIIADGGSTDSTLEIAQKYTDKIYTNPLKTGEAGKAAGVKHTKNEIIALIDSDNILPSRDWLSRMTEPFQDREIAGTEPLYYTYRKEDGYITRYCAMLGMNDPLCLFLGNYDRMCMVTNKWTEMPVIQEDKGNYIKIELDDKKLPTIGANGFLVRREALMDCSRGDYLFDIDIVYELITQKKNKFAKVKVGIVHLFSGDVFTFIKKQRRRIKDYAYYKKLKLRKYPWGSLGKLKLLKFIIYTITILPLVSQVSRGYWQKQDRAWWFHILACWITMGVYAWGLIKNTIHVEEENRSGWVQR
- a CDS encoding radical SAM protein — encoded protein: MMKISISYPPIESPKGTPLLAQNRQFQWFNNPTYIYPMVPAYAATLLKGSGYQVIWDDGIAENKTYEKWRNDILMQEPDVIAIETKTPVVKRHWNIIDDIKRKSPDTRIVLAGDHATALPQESMENCEADFILTGGDYDFLLLNLADHLAKGVKLEPGIWYRKDGTIKNSGLFKLDHDLNELPFIDRDLTKWKLYSEKNGNYKRTPGTYTMVGRDCWHAKCTFCSWTTTYPSFRARTPEKLLDEIGMLIEKYKVKEIMDDTGTFPVGNWLHDFCTGMIERGYNKKINIHCNMRVNALMQEEYDLMANAGFRFILYGVESANQGTLDRINKGTKVEDIPNACMMAKKAGLDPHLTVMLGYPWETKTDALQTVKLAQEIFKKGWADTLQATIVIPYPGTPLYRECKENGWLVTEDWDRFDMREAVMKCPITEQEIKELTQELYKVFITPGYILRRLLSIRNIDDLKFIKRGVSAVTGHLTDFSNKEKCDS